From the Salinigranum rubrum genome, the window AGCTTGAATGTAACAGTAGTTCCGGACTACAGCATCTCCTGGGCGGGCGGCTCTGCAAGGGAGTGAGTGATCGCCTCGCCACTTTGCTGGTCGAAGACGAACACGTCGTCCAGTTCGAACGTCAGATGATACTGCTCTCCATCCATCGGCTCGGCCACTTCAGGAATGGTAAACCGAACGATGTCGGAAAGCGAAGGGGTCTCGGCGTGAACCAGTAGCGAGTCGCCCATGTGTTCAAAGAACTGCATCGTCACAGTGAACAGGGCGTCAGAGGGGTCGTCAACCACCTGCACGTCCAGTGGTCGGATGCCGAGGGTCACGCCGTCGGTGGCCTCAGACGCGATTGACTGAGCGAGTTGCTCCGGAACGTCGATATCGAACGCGGGAGTCGATATCTGCCCGTTCTCGGGCGTGCCGTCTATGAGGTTGATCTCGTGGTTGCCAATGAACTGAGCGACGAATACGTTGTTGGGTTCCTGATAAATTTCGCCCGGTGAGGATTGCTGGACGACTTTTCCGTCATTCATCAGGATGATCTCATCAGAGAGCGTCAGTGCTTCCTCTTGATCATGAGTTACGTATCCCTTCGTGATCGGGAACTGCTGGTGGATCTTCTTCAGCTCGGATCGCATCGCTACTTTCAGTTTTTCGTCTAAGTCGCTCATTGGTTCGTCTAGGAGGAAGACATCGGGTTCGCGAACGAGTGCACGACCCAGCGCGGCACGTTGGCGCTGCCCACCAGACAGTTGGCCAGGCTTCTTGTCCAGTAATTCATGAATATCGAGTATCTTCGCCATCTCCTCGACTTTCTCGTTTTGCTCGGCGCTCGACAGATCCGAGACATATTTCAGTCCATACTGAATATTCTCCCGGATAGTGTAGAACGGAAAGAGAGCGACTTGCTGGAAGACCATCGAGATGTTACGGTCCTGTGGGCGTTTGTCGGTCACCCGGACGCTATCGTAGTAAATCTCACCACTGGTCGGGGTTTCGAGCCCTGCAATCAGCCGAAGGAGTGTCGTCTTCCCACAGCCGCTAGGACCGAGAATGGTCGCGAAGGAGTTGTCATCAATCGTCAGATCAATCCCGTCGACAGCGATCTCTTCCCCGTTCGGAGTGGAGAATGCCTTTGTGAGGTTCTCACATTTAACTAGGGCCATGTTTTCCAGGTTTGGTATTCATCACTTATAATTATAGTGGATGTTCGCAGGCTCGCTTGACTCGGTGTCGATCTGAAGGAGCTCAAACGCACAATGCCCGACCCTTAACTGCTCATTTCCGTGTATAGGATATTCCAGACGTGATTTTTCTACGTTAAGAGCTCCGTCCGAATCAACAACGCATTGCTGTCCAGAATAGCTAAGTCGGGTCGAGGACTCTCAGTGTCTGTTTCAACGGAATCAACCAGTGCGACGAGCGCGTCGGGATCGATCGCTTCGTACAGCGGTGGTAGTTGCGTCACCGCTCGCCCGATTGTTGGTGCGACGCGGTCGAGGACCTCGCGTGAAATCGGATGGGTCGGTTATGTACAAGTATCTCCGCTTGGGGAGATTCTCGATATGG encodes:
- a CDS encoding ABC transporter ATP-binding protein — translated: MALVKCENLTKAFSTPNGEEIAVDGIDLTIDDNSFATILGPSGCGKTTLLRLIAGLETPTSGEIYYDSVRVTDKRPQDRNISMVFQQVALFPFYTIRENIQYGLKYVSDLSSAEQNEKVEEMAKILDIHELLDKKPGQLSGGQRQRAALGRALVREPDVFLLDEPMSDLDEKLKVAMRSELKKIHQQFPITKGYVTHDQEEALTLSDEIILMNDGKVVQQSSPGEIYQEPNNVFVAQFIGNHEINLIDGTPENGQISTPAFDIDVPEQLAQSIASEATDGVTLGIRPLDVQVVDDPSDALFTVTMQFFEHMGDSLLVHAETPSLSDIVRFTIPEVAEPMDGEQYHLTFELDDVFVFDQQSGEAITHSLAEPPAQEML
- a CDS encoding HalOD1 output domain-containing protein, translating into MTQLPPLYEAIDPDALVALVDSVETDTESPRPDLAILDSNALLIRTELLT